The Setaria italica strain Yugu1 chromosome IX, Setaria_italica_v2.0, whole genome shotgun sequence genome has a window encoding:
- the LOC101780409 gene encoding S-norcoclaurine synthase 1 encodes MESLPVPSVQAMVAATGGAHVPPRYLRPEVAADAVAGDGEAAIPIIDFERLLHPEVCRDESARLHTACQEWGFFQLINHDVPDDVIEGMKANVEGFFGLPAETKKQVAQERGQLEGYGQLFVVSEDQKLDWADILYLNTQPPQHRNMRFWPDKPGTFRSTLDAYSAAVNNVADRLLGIMSTNLGLQPEAIASKCVGGIQSMRMNYYPPCAEADKVVGFSPHSDADLLTLVLQVNQVQGLQVKRDDGSWVPVRPLQGAFVVNVGDILQIFTNGRYRSIEHRAVINTERARLSVAAFHSPSIHATIGPLRELVTDQEPEIVMYKTVDHESFMRLFFSAKLEGKSFLQRMKL; translated from the exons ATGGAGTCTCTCCCTGTGCCGAGCGTGCAAGCAATGGTGGCGGCCACCGGTGGAGCCCATGTGCCGCCGAGGTATCTCCGGCCAGAGGTGGCTGCAGATGCTGTCGCTGGCGACGGTGAGGCCGCGATACCCATCATTGACTTTGAGAGGCTGCTTCACCCGGAGGTTTGTCGTGATGAATCTGCACGCCTCCATACGGCCTGCCAGGAGTGGGGCTTCTTCCAG CTCATAAACCACGATGTTCCGGATGATGTCATCGAGGGGATGAAGGCGAATGTTGAAGGATTCTTTGGGTTGCCTGCAGAAACAAAGAAGCAGGTTGCTCAGGAACGAGGGCAGCTGGAGGGTTACGGTCAACTGTTCGTGGTCTCGGAGGATCAGAAGCTGGACTGGGCTGACATCCTTTACCTGAATACGCAGCCGCCTCAGCACAGGAACATGAGATTCTGGCCTGACAAGCCCGGCACCTTCAGATCGACGCTGGACGCGTATTCGGCTGCTGTGAATAATGTGGCAGATCGCCTGCTGGGTATCATGTCCACCAACTTGGGTCTGCAACCGGAGGCGATTGCTAGCAAATGCGTCGGCGGAATACAGTCAATGAGAATGAACTACTATCCTCCATGCGCCGAGGCGGACAAAGTTGTGGGCTTCTCGCCCCACTCGGATGCTGATCTCCTCACCCTCGTCCTGCAAGTGAACCAGGTTCAAGGTCTGCAGGTAAAGCGGGACGATGGCAGCTGGGTTCCCGTGCGGCCTCTCCAGGGCGCTTTTGTTGTCAACGTGGGAGACATTCTTCAG ATCTTCACAAACGGAAGGTACCGGAGCATCGAGCACCGGGCTGTGATCAACACGGAGAGAGCGCGGCTGTCCGTTGCGGCATTCCACTCTCCGAGCATCCACGCGACGATAGGCCCTCTGAGAGAGCTCGTCACTGACCAGGAGCCGGAGATAGTGATGTACAAGACGGTGGACCACGAGAGCTTCATGAGGCTCTTCTTCTCCGCCAAGTTGGAGGGCAAGAGCTTCTTGCAACGGATGAAGCTCTAG
- the LOC101779206 gene encoding formyltetrahydrofolate deformylase 1, mitochondrial: MPRPFGDRQMMSSARRPLSAAAGNLLGIHLFQCPDAVGIVAKVSECIASRGGNIHRVDVFVPDDKPVFYSRSEFTYNPRLWPRDDLRKDFLNLSCCFGAQRSTVRVPDLDPKYKIAVLASKQDHCLFDLLHRWQEGRLPVDINCVISNHDRPQDNHVRRFLQRHAIPYYYLPTTPGNKREQEILELIQGTDFVVLARYMQIMSESFLKAYGKDIINIHHGLLPSFKGGHPSRQAFNAGVKLIGATSHFVTPELDAGPIIEQMVERVSHRDTLQSFVVKSENLEKQCLAEAIKSYCELRVLPYELKKTVVF, encoded by the exons atgcctcGTCCTTTTGGAGACAGACAGATGATGTCCTCGGCGCGCCggccgctctccgccgccgccggcaacctCCTCGGCATCCATCTCTTCCAGTGCCCC GACGCCGTCGGCATCGTCGCCAAGGTGTCCGAGTGCATCGCCTCCCGCGGCGGCAACATCCACAGAGTCGACGTCTTCGTCCCCGACGACAAGCCCGTCTTCTACTCCCGCAG TGAGTTCACCTACAACCCGAGGCTCTGGCCGCGTGATGACCTGCGCAAGGATTTCCTCAATTTGTCATGCTGCTTCGGCGCACAAAGGTCCACCGTACGAGTACCTGACCTTGACCCCAAATACAAGATCGCAGTCCTCGCTTCAAAGCAGGACCATTGCTTGTTTGATTTGTTGCACAGATGGCAAGAAGGCAGGCTTCCAGTTGACATTAACTGTGTCATAAG CAACCATGATAGACCGCAAGACAATCATGTGCGGCGCTTTCTTCAGAGGCATGCAATTCCATACTACTACTTACCCACCACGCCTGGGAACAAAAGGGAGCAAGAGATACTAGAATTGATTCAGGGCACAGATTTTGTTGTGCTGGCAAGATATATGCAG ATTATGTCGGAAAGCTTTTTAAAAGCATATGGTAAAGATATTATTAATATTCATCATGGGCTTCTTCCCTCATTTAAGGGAGGCCATCCTTCCAGACAG GCCTTCAATGCTGGGGTGAAGTTGATTGGGGCAACCAGCCATTTTGTCACTCCCGAACTTGATGCTGGGCCAATCATTGAACAGATG GTTGAGAGAGTTTCTCACAGAGACACACTGCAGAGTTTTGTTGTGAAGTCTGAGAATCTTGAGAAGCAGTGCCTAGCAGAGGCTATTAAGTCATACTGCGAGCTTCGTGTCCTACCATATGAACTGAAGAAAACTGTTGTATTCTAA
- the LOC101778396 gene encoding phosphatidylserine decarboxylase proenzyme 1, mitochondrial, whose product MLGLSELMDFCCTIYHVLTFTSIHTPFSHLRRRRRRRRRPTAVVQGKERESISFGGKSGMRFRVRRPPSPWPPPPPPLHLLASARHRNRPPSRRIHAANSGDSQGKGKFLLPGATAAVLVMLGALHARRMYDDNKVVQRKEKGIEPEFSPDFKASFFRLLPLRSMSRFWGSLMEVDVPVFMRPTIYKTWARAFHSDLQEVALPLEEYPSLQAFFIRSLKEGARPVDPDPNCLVSPVDGKVLRLGELRGPGTMIEQVKGFSYSVSSLLGTSSSLHDAAEEELSRERIEQSTPENSNAKSWWRVSVASPKLRDQTVLSPKKGIFYCVIYLHPGDYHRVHSPVDWNILKRRHFSGHLFPQNERAVRTIRNLYVENERVVLEGRWKEGFVALAAIGATNVGSIRVNLEPELRTNRAVSMMVHSLAAEERVYEPEGTGVVVKKGEEIAGFKMGSTVVLVFEAPSREVSSASADFSFCVRAGDKVRVGEAIGRWSDES is encoded by the exons ATGCTGGGTTTGTCAGAACTGATGGACTTCTGCTGCACTATCTATCACGTTCTGACATTCACTTCCATCCACACACCATTTTCTCAcctgcgacggcgacggcgacggcgacggcgacctaCAGCCGTGGTACAAGGCAAGGAAAGAGAATCGATTTCGTTTGGGGGAAAGAGCGGCATGAGGTTTAGGGTTCGGCGCCCTCcatctccatggccgccgccgccgccgccgctccatctCCTCGCCTCAGCCCGCCACCGCAACCGCCCTCCCTCTCGCCGCATCCACGCCGCCAACTCCGGCGACTCCCAAG GCAAAGGTAAATTCCTTCTACCTGGTGCAACAGCGGCAGTTCTTGTCATGCTTGGCGCTCTACATGCGAGGCGCATGTACGACGACAACAAA GTTGTCCAGAGAAAGGAGAAAGGAATTGAACCAGAATTTTCGCCAGATTTTAAG GCTTCATTTTTTAGGCTTCTGCCATTGCGTTCCATGTCACGTTTCTGGGGATCCTTGATGGAAGTG GATGTCCCAGTTTTCATGCGCCCCACCATTTACAAAACATGGGCTAGAGCATTTCACTCTG ATTTGCAAGAAGTTGCTCTTCCTCTAGAAGAATATCCTTCTTTACAGGCGTTCTTCATCCGCAGTCTCAAAGAAGGAGCAAGACCCGTTGATCCAGATCCAAACTGTCTG GTGAGTCCTGTGGATGGTAAAGTTTTGAGGCTTGGAGAGCTAAGGGGTCCAGGAACCATGATTGAACAAGTGAAAGGCTTTTCTTATTCTGTTTCTTCTCTTCTTGGTACGAGTTCATCCCTTCACGATGCTGCAGAGGAAGAACTTTCCAGGGAGCGCATAGAGCAAAGTACACCTGAGAATTCAAATGCAAAATCGTGGTGGCGAGTATCAGTTGCTTCACCTAAACTACGGGATCAAACAGTTTTGAG TCCGAAGAAAGGCATCTTTTATTGTGTCATCTATTTACACCCTGGTGACTATCATCGAGTTCATTCCCCTGTTGATTGGAATATTTTAAAACGTCGGCATTTCTCAG GCCATCTTTTCCCCCAGAATGAACGTGCCGTACGGACCATCAGGAACCTGTATGTTGAGAATGAAAGG GTAGTGCTTGAAGGGCGATGGAAAGAAGGCTTTGTTGCACTCGCAGCTATTGGCGCTACTAATGTTGGATCTATCAGG GTAAATCTGGAACCAGAGCTGAGGACGAATAGGGCAGTGTCAATGATGGTCCACTCCCTGGCTGCTGAGGAGCGTGTTTATGAACCTGAAGGCACTGGTGTGGTGGTTaagaagggggaggag ATAGCAGGATTTAAGATGGGGTCAACGGTGGTGTTGGTGTTTGAAGCCCCATCGAGGGAGGTGTCCTCAGCTTCAGCAGACTTCAGCTTCTGCGTTAGGGCTGGCGACAAGGTGAGGGTGGGAGAAGCTATTGGGCGGTGGAGTGATGAATCGTAG
- the LOC101778003 gene encoding cell number regulator 6 — MAEDATSSHPSRYVKLTKDQDAPTEDIRPGELNQPVHVPQLEGRRCSECGQVLPESYEPPADEPWTTGIFGCTDDPETCRTGLFCPCVLFGRNVEALREDIPWTTPCVCHAVFVEGGITLAILTAIFHGADPRASFLIGEGLVFSWWLCATYTGIFRQELQRKYHLKNSPCDPCMVHCCLHWCANCQEHRERRGRLAENNAVPMTVVNPPPVQEMSMSENRAPAVPENGAANAEHEAAKTEHDDIEVIPL, encoded by the exons atggcggaggaCGCCACCAGCAGCCACCCGTCTCGCTACGTCAAGCTCACCAAGGACCAGGACGCCCCCACCGAGGACATCCGCCCCGGCGAGCTCAACCAGCCAGTCCACGTCCCGCAG CTCGAAGGCCGGAGGTGCAGCGAGTGCGGCCAGGTCCTGCCCGAGAGCTACGAACCGCCCGCCGACGAGCCCTGGACTACCGGAATCTTCGGATGCACCGACGACCCCGAAACCT GCCGAACTGGATTGTTTTGTCCTTGCGTGCTGTTTGGACGCAACGTTGAGGCTCTTAGAGAGGACATCCCATGGACAACTCCTTGCGTCTGCCATGCTGTGTTTGTGGAAGGAGGGATCACGCTGGCAATTCTGACAGCAATATTTCATGGTGCGGATCCAAGGGCATCATTTCTGATTGGAGAAGGTTTGGTGTTTAGTTGGTGGTTATGTGCTACGTACACTGGCATTTTCCGTCAAGAACTTCAGAGGAAATACCACCTTAAG AACTCTCCGTGCGACCCATGCATGGTCCACTGCTGCTTGCACTGGTGTGCAAACTGCCAGGAGCATCGCGAGAGGAGGGGTCGGCTCGCAGAGAACAATGCTGTGCCCATGACGGTTGTGAACCCACCTCCAGTGCAAGAGATGAGCATGTCAGAGAACCGTGCTCCTGCGGTCCCGGAGAATGGAGCAGCGAATGCCGAGCATGAAGCAGCAAAGACCGAGCACGATGACATTGAGGTCATCCCTCTGTAG
- the LOC101782027 gene encoding acidic endochitinase, giving the protein MASCLSPSSTKLIARLLLVVVLLALAPHGSRSQSQSQSRGGIAIYWGQNGNEGTLAQTCATGNYAFVNIAFLCSFGSGQSTPQLNLAGHCDPYSNACTNLSADITFCQSKGVKVMLSIGGGAGGYSLDSQQDALQLAQYIWNNFLGGHSQRRPLGDAVLDGVDFDIEGGNPDHYGALAAYLKSYGNAKGKKKVYLSAAPQCPFPDQWVGKALDTGLFDYVWVQFYNNPPCQYTPGSTANLIDSWNQWTAGINATYLFLGLPAAPDAAGSGFIPVDSLKSQVLPAINNSTKYGGVMLWSKFYDDQDGYSSAIKNSV; this is encoded by the coding sequence ATGGCAAGCTGCTTATCCCCTAGTAGCACTAAGCTCATTGCCCGCCTCTTGTTGGTGGTCGTCTTGCTTGCTCTTGCTCCCCACGGGAGCCGGAGCCAGAGCCAGAGCCAGAGCAGGGGCGGCATTGCCATCTACTGGGGCCAGAACGGCAACGAGGGCACCCTGGCCCAGACCTGCGCCACCGGCAACTACGCCTTCGTCAACATCGCCTTCCTCTGCAGCTTCGGCTCCGGCCAGAGCACCCCACAGCTCAACCTCGCAGGCCACTGCGACCCCTACTCCAATGCCTGCACCAACCTCTCCGCCGACATCACCTTCTGCCAGTCCAAGGGCGTAAAGGTCATGCtctccatcggcggcggcgcaggaggctACTCGCTAGACTCCCAGCAGGACGCCCTCCAGCTCGCGCAGTACATCTGGAACAACTTCCTGGGTGGCCACTCCCAAAGGAGGCCTCTCGGCGACGCCGTGCTCGACGGCGTCGACTTCGACATCGAGGGAGGGAACCCAGACCACTACGGAGCCCTCGCGGCGTACCTCAAATCCTACGGCAATGCCAAGGGCAAGAAGAAGGTGTACCTGTCAGCAGCGCCGCAGTGCCCATTCCCGGACCAGTGGGTCGGCAAAGCCCTTGACACAGGTCTCTTCGACTATGTCTGGGTTCAGTTCTACAACAACCCGCCTTGCCAGTACACGCCGGGGAGCACCGCCAACCTCATCGACTCCTGGAACCAGTGGACGGCAGGGATCAACGCCACGTACCTCTTCCTCGGCCTGCCGGCCGCACCGGATGCTGCGGGAAGCGGCTTCATACCGGTGGACAGCCTCAAGTCGCAGGTGCTTCCGGCCATCAACAACTCCACCAAGTACGGTGGAGTCATGCTCTGGTCCAAGTTCTACGATGACCAGGATGGCTACAGCTCCGCCATCAAGAACTCCGTCTGA